A genomic region of Gemmata massiliana contains the following coding sequences:
- a CDS encoding arylsulfatase, with protein MRTRTVLTAAALVAVGALFGWVTASGRLVDTFAQNKQAEPQPAPGPDRSKLPIPLSPFDGKIGKTYKESEAAWQKPPAPPEGAPNVVVILLDDVGFGQTSTFGGLIPTPNLDKLAAQGLKYNRFHTTAVCGPTRAALLTGRNHHECGNGFLMEWATGFPNYSTMIPKSTATVGEVLRDNGYATWWFGKNHNTPDWETTVAGPFDRWPTGMGFDYFYGFNAGETHQYYPVAFENTTPVEPNKSPEAGYHFMTDMTDRAVARMKSSKSVAPGKPFFMYFAPGAMHAPHHVTAEWRKKFAGKFDMGWEKYRETVYKNQLDKGIIPAGTKLTPRPDWVPAWETVDDQKKKLYTALMENFAGYFAFTDHEVGRLLDAVKELPDADNTLVMYIVGDNGASAEGGPDGTLDEIKNLNGIPTDIKDTLANLNKLGGPESEPHYPVGWAWAGNTPFQWTKQVASHLGGSRNPMVVSWPAKIKPDDKPRDAFLHVVDVLPTILEAAKVPMPDTVNGIKQKPLAGKSFLGSFTDPSFKGRTEQYFEILSNRSIYVDGWKANAQHTLPWRQDLAPGNWDKDKWELYHLDEDFSEANDLAQKMPDKLKELKAQFDAAAQKHDVYPLDDRGAARLTSPKPPVPGTLPGVKTFTYYPGATRIAENAAPPMKNRSWTLTAKVRTEGEKTEGVILGFGGVAAGLSLYLDKGVPVFDYNFFEKHTVVKGKEIVAAGEATVEVVFDYQGEKPGGPAAITLKVNGKSVAEGKIPITVAGRFGIDTFGVGEDTGQPVTNAYKSPFKFNGTIEKVTITVK; from the coding sequence ATGCGAACTCGAACGGTTCTGACCGCCGCGGCTCTCGTCGCGGTCGGCGCGCTATTCGGGTGGGTAACCGCGTCCGGTCGCCTCGTCGATACATTCGCTCAGAACAAGCAGGCCGAACCTCAACCCGCGCCCGGCCCCGACCGCTCAAAACTGCCGATACCGTTGTCCCCGTTCGACGGGAAGATCGGCAAGACCTACAAGGAGTCCGAGGCCGCCTGGCAGAAACCGCCCGCTCCACCCGAAGGGGCGCCGAACGTGGTCGTGATCCTGCTCGACGACGTCGGGTTCGGTCAGACCTCGACGTTCGGTGGGCTGATCCCAACGCCCAACCTCGACAAACTTGCGGCACAGGGGTTGAAGTACAACCGCTTTCACACCACCGCCGTCTGTGGTCCCACCCGGGCCGCGCTGCTGACCGGCCGCAACCACCACGAGTGCGGCAACGGGTTCCTGATGGAGTGGGCGACCGGGTTCCCCAACTACTCCACGATGATCCCGAAGAGCACGGCCACCGTTGGCGAAGTCCTTCGGGACAACGGCTACGCCACGTGGTGGTTCGGCAAGAACCACAACACGCCCGACTGGGAAACCACCGTCGCCGGCCCCTTCGACCGCTGGCCGACCGGCATGGGGTTCGATTACTTCTACGGCTTCAACGCCGGCGAGACGCACCAGTACTACCCGGTCGCGTTCGAGAACACGACCCCCGTCGAACCGAACAAGTCGCCCGAAGCGGGCTACCACTTCATGACGGACATGACTGACCGGGCCGTCGCCCGGATGAAGTCCTCGAAGTCGGTCGCACCGGGCAAGCCGTTCTTCATGTACTTCGCGCCCGGGGCCATGCACGCCCCGCACCACGTCACCGCCGAGTGGCGCAAGAAGTTCGCGGGTAAATTCGACATGGGCTGGGAGAAGTACCGCGAGACCGTTTACAAGAACCAACTCGACAAGGGGATCATCCCCGCGGGTACCAAGTTGACCCCGCGGCCGGACTGGGTTCCCGCCTGGGAAACCGTCGACGACCAGAAGAAGAAGCTCTACACCGCGCTGATGGAGAACTTCGCGGGCTACTTCGCGTTCACCGACCACGAGGTCGGCCGGTTGCTCGACGCGGTCAAGGAGCTGCCGGACGCGGATAACACGCTCGTTATGTACATTGTGGGCGACAACGGGGCCTCCGCGGAGGGCGGGCCGGACGGTACACTCGACGAGATCAAGAACCTCAACGGCATCCCAACGGACATCAAGGACACGCTCGCGAACCTCAACAAGTTGGGCGGTCCCGAGTCCGAGCCGCACTACCCGGTCGGCTGGGCGTGGGCCGGGAACACGCCGTTCCAGTGGACGAAACAGGTCGCCTCGCACTTGGGGGGATCACGGAACCCGATGGTCGTGAGTTGGCCGGCCAAGATCAAGCCCGACGACAAGCCGCGCGACGCCTTCCTGCACGTTGTGGACGTGTTACCCACGATCCTGGAAGCGGCGAAGGTGCCGATGCCCGACACGGTCAACGGTATCAAGCAGAAGCCGCTCGCCGGGAAGTCATTCCTCGGCAGTTTCACCGACCCGAGTTTCAAGGGCCGCACCGAGCAGTACTTCGAGATCCTGAGCAACCGCTCGATCTACGTGGACGGCTGGAAGGCCAACGCGCAGCACACGCTCCCCTGGCGGCAGGATCTCGCTCCGGGCAACTGGGACAAGGACAAATGGGAACTGTACCACCTCGATGAGGATTTCTCCGAGGCGAATGACCTGGCCCAGAAGATGCCGGACAAGTTGAAGGAGCTGAAAGCCCAGTTCGATGCCGCGGCACAGAAGCACGACGTGTACCCGCTGGACGACCGCGGCGCGGCACGGCTGACCAGCCCCAAGCCGCCCGTACCCGGCACGCTACCGGGCGTGAAGACCTTCACGTACTACCCCGGGGCGACTCGCATTGCGGAGAATGCGGCTCCGCCGATGAAGAACCGGTCCTGGACGCTCACGGCCAAGGTCCGAACCGAGGGAGAGAAGACCGAAGGCGTGATCCTGGGCTTTGGGGGCGTTGCCGCCGGTCTCTCGCTGTATCTCGACAAGGGCGTGCCGGTCTTCGATTACAACTTCTTCGAGAAGCACACGGTTGTGAAGGGGAAGGAGATCGTTGCGGCGGGCGAGGCGACAGTCGAGGTCGTTTTCGATTACCAGGGCGAGAAGCCCGGCGGACCGGCCGCGATTACGCTGAAGGTCAACGGCAAGTCGGTTGCCGAGGGAAAGATCCCGATCACGGTGGCCGGCCGCTTCGGTATCGACACCTTCGGCGTCG